One segment of bacterium DNA contains the following:
- a CDS encoding caspase family protein: MAKGIALTIGLNSVDPKHYGGWSGDLNACEADAEDMASIAKSKKFKVKTLLTKSATRTKVMEEISNAAKTLTKGDIFMVSYSGHGGQLPDLNNDEPDAQDETWCLYDGELVDDQLYSLWGKFKEGVRILVFSDSCHSGTVTKAAYYQGTINSRSSNIGSSQVKYRFMPPDVALRTYRNNKDFYDEILKDRILKEAKAKVKAAVLLISGCHDNQLSSDGDFNGLFTGQLLRVWKNGAFKGNYKKFYKSILLRMPPDQTPNYFWAGKLNPKFEAQTPFTI, from the coding sequence ATGGCAAAAGGAATAGCACTAACAATTGGACTTAACTCAGTTGACCCAAAGCATTATGGAGGGTGGTCAGGCGATTTGAATGCTTGCGAAGCAGATGCAGAGGATATGGCGTCTATCGCTAAATCCAAAAAATTTAAGGTTAAAACCTTATTGACAAAATCTGCTACCCGAACAAAGGTGATGGAAGAAATCTCTAACGCCGCTAAAACACTAACTAAAGGTGATATTTTTATGGTGAGTTATTCAGGACACGGAGGACAGTTGCCTGACCTCAACAATGATGAACCTGATGCTCAAGATGAAACCTGGTGTCTGTATGATGGGGAATTAGTGGATGACCAATTATACTCTTTATGGGGGAAATTTAAAGAGGGCGTGCGTATTCTTGTCTTTTCTGACAGTTGTCATAGTGGCACAGTAACTAAAGCCGCATATTACCAGGGGACAATTAATAGCCGAAGCTCGAATATTGGTTCTTCGCAGGTAAAATATCGTTTTATGCCACCAGATGTCGCACTACGCACCTACCGAAATAACAAAGATTTCTATGACGAAATACTAAAAGACCGAATACTAAAAGAGGCTAAAGCAAAGGTTAAAGCGGCGGTTTTACTAATTTCAGGTTGTCACGATAATCAATTATCTTCGGATGGTGATTTTAATGGCTTGTTCACTGGACAGTTGCTCAGGGTCTGGAAAAATGGGGCATTTAAAGGTAACTATAAAAAATTCTATAAGTCTATACTTCTGCGTATGCCGCCAGACCAAACACCTAATTATTTCTGGGCAGGTAAGCTCAACCCTAAATTTGAAGCACAAACACCATTTACTATCTAA